One Bombus fervidus isolate BK054 chromosome 7, iyBomFerv1, whole genome shotgun sequence genomic region harbors:
- the Spg11 gene encoding spatacsin isoform X3 has product MAEKTTVGGIPIECLTGEPAIIWSGWRILGDRELVREASAKGTHINLAYKCLAYRRRCSIEDAQHYFNKEVETWIIELLKKHQIYRASHILNNMDKNPVEYIFKVCVNCKDFTLRNYLSEYLISVAHFENEYIDSWNIIKSIVEFEQKYMVEDGLSSSLCIEDIIKLPENIKQALCTELYFSITEQSLSKNITNIMLWDYLLSNNKIELMRFWIDIYYGSDTIEEVNEVNEKYKSLFHTLDIVPDMIEAIDSSDASTLIKDLAKNHLCRYGVFVEREQRDVKLLLARIFASAMTIPEFNTILSYKSCNINKTEFMKKIDRELCLAHCLSETSTQEDKTKIIELYDVLTKMCENQEPLQDILTEGIFKTIYYLSDDVTGYLKQNYLIVLALIFLHQSRESAICNRDKDTVLKEITLKNIFTSKNPLQLCNYDISNEVLQNTLKQVPILESIIKKEPKNKVTMYELLDGYKNLNVKQLYKWRFNNEPMPHFSNETLVKKYGYTEDLTYKYYLKEARPNMAIFSLKHSQGKLIGNVSSRRKHKAALYAHNLALRNLEKPEILHTCISFMEILGIDSENLRLHITVANYIYKQINIPIGNLLENIMYKNENDLKTVMSYLESSFQTSCTESSINDSQEFVNVLKIWDVIVRFAAAHNFAFPISFLKFLASKNHWFEFILVCHIFNYPLNQILENTEHFEDTILREHLLTCLSNIQLTKSQLTVCNEQKIKSRDVRQSLYYKIGVKQSGSPSYDSPVSADLASTYDSHNISEYTVNDNICSPNDDLWLIILKCHQSPDPPGALINSSRLTSKPFLVVLASCYEPSSIAAYCYSWMVISTTDKEILSNYKECLEQQVWTANQVYNLLDQMVTYGYITIVSKAYKIFMPESLFNLFFDFLIECVIYGDFKNCQQKLLDFKAQCVDLKCNEAIDWNCSDTTYLNNLYWIAIVTIKCLIATLAHGLRSTHLQIKFLEILIKCNFYKNFPGFVPIFPFFLQVIKILQKTNVTLNFAAFTVSDNVYNFDAEIHRCINDLIRTEDYTSALKLSNVAGFNSSEIILAQCRSKFKYYIQKNEKIEDNFWNECALNFKKYNISYEKAAEFFVEHAEKVTSHKERYEILKLAFETLKNIETEQQDIDVLETAMWKSCMLAGPENVQLDDGPYIFNKLKTELLSGLNKLKFGYTLSNIQEKNAIERLINTLIDLGKLDTALRISTIFNYKHKDLQILMLCLSLAEGEISPNNLNIEQQSLLKEVNKNKQQKYNALKNRGLQRFSSASSLITSISTEMSKLKHEDVHGIQMECLSILEKLLNILEHGVDICLRIVLCYKLGMQLEKSYQFLLMLNNPIEFLQEITESDNIKNKSEIINDIVIAYKINNDNVATFLAENITLNINRAVEGGYENNVCLWGYSLNTNFRVIMELCNDVSLLGWKLLKTANKLLGHSHGEKTSVFTLKTIAELLIHAHDCFTTSCNMEGIASVLCKCQIFANVLQNLKYWTLLVRYFTRIK; this is encoded by the exons TTGTGTAAACTGCAAGGATTTtacattaagaaattatttatcagaaTATCTAATAAGTGTTGCACACTTTGAAAATGAATACATAGATTCatggaatataataaaaagtattgtagaatttgaacaaaaatatat GGTTGAAGATGGCTTGAGCTCTTCTTTATGTATAGaggatattataaaattaccagaaaatataaaacaagcaTTATGTactgaattatatttttctataactgAACAATctctttcaaaaaatataactaATATTATGCTATGGGATTATTTACtgtcaaataataaaattgaactaATGAGATTTTGGATTGACATTTACTATGGCAGTGATACAATAGAAGAAGTAAACGAagttaatgaaaaatacaagTCATTGTTTCATACTTTGGATATAGTACCAGATATGATTGAAGCTATTGATTCTTCAGATGCCAGTACTCTTATAAAAGATCTAGCTAAAAATCATTTATGTAG gTATGGCGTATTTGTAGAGAGAGAACAACgtgatgtaaaattattactaGCACGTATATTTGCCAGTGCAATGACAATACCagaatttaatacaatattatcatataaatcttgtaatattaataaaactgaaTTTATGAAGAAAATTGACAGAGAATTGTGTCTTGCACATTGCTTGAGTGAAACAAGTACTCAGGAAGATAAAACCAAGATCATTGAATTGTATGATGTATTGACAAAAATGTGTGAAAATCAAGAACCCTTACAAGATATATTAACAgaaggaatttttaaaacaatttactaTCTTTCTGATGATGTAACCGGATATTTGaagcaaaattatttaatagttttaGCATTGATATTTTTACACCAGTCTAGAGAAAGTGCAATATGCAATCGAGATAAAGACACAGTACTAAAAGAAATTactctaaaaaatatatttacaagtaAAAATCCTCTGCAATTATGCAACTATGATATTTCGAATGAAGTTCTTCAGAATACATTAAAACAAGTACCAATTCTTGAATCCATCATAAAAAAAGAACCAAAGAACAAAGTTACAATGTATGAATTATTAGAtggttacaaaaatttaaatgttaaacAATTATATAAGTGGCGTTTTAATAATGAACCAATGCCCCATTTTTCTAATGAAActcttgttaaaaaatatggaTATACAGAAGATTTAACATATAAATACTATTTGAAAGAAGCCCGTCCTAATATGGCTATATTTAGTTTAAAACATTCCCAAGGAAAACTAATTGGAAATGTTTCTTCTAGAAG GAAACATAAAGCGGCTCTGTACGCGCATAATCTTGCCTTACGAAATTTAGAGAAACCCGAAATTTTACATACTTGTATTTCTTTCATGGAAATATTAGGCATTGATTCAGAAAATTTAAGGCTGCATATAACCGTggcaaattatatttataaacagaTTAATATTCCTATTG gAAATTTActagaaaatataatgtacaaaaatgaaaatgatttaaaGACTGTAATGTCTTATCTTGAAAGTAGTTTTCAAACAAGTTGTACTGAAAGTTCAATTAATGATAGTCAAGAGTTcgtaaatgtattaaaaatatgggATGTTATTGTACGATTTGCAGCAGCACACAACTTTGCTTTCCCAATcagctttttaaaatttttagcaAGTAAAAATCACTGgtttgaatttatattagtttgTCACATCTTTAATTATCCCCTGAACCAG ATATTGGAAAATACAGAACATTTTGAAGACACAATTCTCAGAGAACATTTATTAACTTGTTTGAGTAATATTCAACTCACTAAATCTCAATTAACTGTATGTAATGAACAAAAGATAAAATCACGAGATGTTAGACAATCactatattacaaaattggaGTTAAACAAAGT GGATCACCCAGTTATGATTCACCAGTCTCAGCAGATTTAGCAAGCACTTATGATTCTCATAATATAAGTGAATATACTGTAAATGATAACATTTGTTCCCCAAATGATGATTTGTGGTTGATTATATTGAAATGTCACCAAAGCCCAGATCCACCTGGTGCTTTAATCAATTCATCCCGGTTAACTTCAAAGCCTTTCCTTGTAGTTTTAGCATCCTGTTATgag CCATCTTCAATTGCAGCATATTGTTATTCATGGATGGTAATATCTACCACAGAtaaagaaattctttctaATTATAAAGAATGTTTAGAACAACAAGTATGGACAGCCAACCAAGTTTATAACTTATTGGATCAAATGGTAACATATGGATATATTACTATCGTTAGTAAAgcttacaaaatttttatgcCT GAAAGTctcttcaatttattttttgacTTTCTCATAGAATGTGTAATTTATGgtgattttaaaaattgccaaCAAAAATTATTGGATTTTAAAGCACAATGTGTAGATCTCAAATGTAAT GAAGCTATAGATTGGAATTGCTCAGATACCACatacttgaataatttatattggaTTGCAATTGTTACAATTAAATGCCTTATTGCAACACTCGCTCATGGTCTAAGAAGTACACATCtccaaataaaatttctcgaaattttgataaaatgtaACTTTTATAAGAATTTTCCAG GTTTCGTTCCaatctttccattttttctacaagttataaaaattcttcaaaaaaCAAATGTCACATTAAATTTTGCGGCATTTACGGTATCTGacaatgtatataattttgatgCAGAAATTCATAGGTGCATTAATGATTTAATAAGAACTGAAGATTATACTAGTgcattaaaattatcaaatgtAGCTGGATTTAATTCATCTGAAATAATCTTAGCTCAG TGCCgaagtaaatttaaatattatatacaaaaaaatgagaaaattgaagataatTTTTGGAACGAGTGTGcactaaattttaaaaaatacaacatTTCATATGAAAAAGCAGCAGAATTTTTTGTTGAGCATGCTGAAAAAGTTACTTCTCATAAAGAAAG atatgaaatattaaaactagCTTTTGAAACCTTAAAGAATATTGAAACAGAGCAACAAGATATTGATGTTCTTGAAACAGCAATGTGGAAATCATGTATGTTAGCAGGTCCTGAAAATGTGCAATTAGATGATGGACCTTATATCTTCAATAAACTAAAAACAGAATTGTTATCAGGactaaataaattgaaatttggcTATACCTTAAGTAACATACAAGAGAAAAATGCAATTGaaagattaattaatacattaattGACTTAGGTAAACTGGATACAGCATTGAGAATaagtacaatttttaattacaaacataag GATTTACAAATTCTGATGTTATGTTTGAGTTTAGCAGAAGGGGAAATTTCaccaaataatttaaatattgaacaACAAAGTCTTCTGaaagaagtaaataaaaataagcaaCAAAAATACAATGCCTTAAAGAATCGTGGTTTACAAAGATTTTCTTCAGCTTCTTCAT TGATCACTTCAATCAGTACTGAAATGAGTAAACTAAAACATGAAGATGTTCATGGAATACAAATGGAGTGTTTatcaattttagaaaaattacttaataTCCTGGAACATGGAGTAGATATATGTCTTCGCattgtattatgttataaattagGCATGCAGCTGGAAAAAAGTTATCAGTTCTTGTTAATGTTAAACAAtccaattgaatttttacaaGAAATTACAGAAAgtgataatattaaaaataaatctgaaattattaatgatataGTTATTgcgtataaaataaacaatgatAATGTTGCAACATTTTTGGCTGAAAATATCACTCTAAATATTAACCGTGCGGTAGAAG GTGGATATGAAAATAACGTTTGCTTGTGGGGATATTccttaaatacaaattttcgtGTTATTATGGAACTATGCAATGATGTTTCACTCCTTGGTTGGAAACTCTTAAAAACGGCAAATAAATTGCTTGGACATTCTCATGGCGAAAAAACAAGCG TATTTACTCTAAAGACGATTGCAGAATTATTAATACATGCTCATGATTGTTTTACAACTTCCTGCAATATGGAAGGGATAGCATCAGTATTATGTAAATGTCAAATTTTCGCAAATGTTTTGCAGAATCTTAAGTATTGGACATTACTAGTACGTTATTTtacaagaattaaataa